The following are encoded in a window of Danio aesculapii chromosome 12, fDanAes4.1, whole genome shotgun sequence genomic DNA:
- the LOC130238027 gene encoding uncharacterized protein LOC130238027 isoform X2, with amino-acid sequence MMKFLISLCVLLINGEINAQTTSEINNAQTTSEIINAQTAVVFPNISSDPCYNYASMDRPWRANNETGDFFCDHFFSWSGWYRLFYYGMNIRMPETCITQLSCNTYMNLVLNGPHPQIEDGVVTREVCGTFYFSGCCEQKTNPIRVKACPGNYFVYELIKPDDRCSGYCTDVSTISQVTLTVSPQTITGSSITINYEPCSNYNTLDNDWRSPANTYFMYGYVNGHDDTLVEWDGWYRLFINESSAQMPEWCASFMTCGGLSSLWLHGSHPQLQDGVVTRDIYGSHNEHCNHYRSDPIQVKACPGDYYVYKFTRPTVSIPAPVYCAVSFTTPSVDPCYDYTSLDEPWRSTDNSYYISYYYYIMCDYNVEWNGWYRLFYNNQSAQMPESCVNQYTCSSSNPMWLNGSHPQLEDGVVLRHVCISDWRGCCGYTSLAIRVKACPGDYYVYEFVKPMICAAYCVEVTNQSRTTESIPLIESISPPTTTTAPPVDPCYNHNVLDDPWRATSNQNSSEVLCDSAVSWSGWYRLFINGQSVQMPDTCVDEYSCGTHAPLWLSGGHPTLEDGVVSRNVCAHWSNNCCYFQSNPIQVKACPGGFYVYEFVRPTTCNLAYCADVRFNTSYTTDIPEMTTTETTTETTTTTDDRKPCSELNCSKEERCGMKNGVYGCLCNKGHQKQRAPQDSFDFNETCESSSGSMSVSRCQLFEAGFSAEHLHLNDPSCRGTVQNGRVEFNFDNDQHICGTNLVANGSHFIYSNYIAGTPGTEGLISRVRILKLSFSCVYPQTQTLSMNMEINPLQSTVHKVLPSGEGVYQVRMVPYVDEEFTQPFTGRVDAELDQEMHVEVGVEGVDSRQFALVMDTCWATPVNDPDYSLRWDLIIEGCPNPEDDTVKLLQNGVSKSSRFSFRMFIFTANSTKLYLHCAVHLCLLSSEQCSTSCSEQRRERRALDLHDGTSLSLGPLVWSERSSDMQRAEEVQVSRASGLCGSLVILLISLVNLLADLNMQNYLN; translated from the exons TTGTTTTCCCAAACATCAGCAGTGACCCCTGCTACAACTATGCATCTATGGATCGCCCCTGGAGAGCCAACAATGAAACTGGAGATTTCTTTTGTGATCATTTTTTCTCCTGGAGTGGCTGGTACAGGCTTTTCTACTATGGAATGAACATCAGGATGCCTGAGACCTGTATTACTCAACTAAGCTGTAACACATACATGAATTTGGTACTCAATGGTCCTCACCCTCAGATAGAAGATGGAGTGGTGACCAGAGAGGTCTGTGGTACTTTTTACTTTAGCGGCTGCTGTGAGCAAAAGACAAACCCCATCAGAGTGAAAGCGTGTCCAGGAAATTACTTTGTCTATGAACTTATAAAACCAGATGACCGGTGTTCAGGATACTGCACAG atgtcaGCACTATTTCACAGGTGACTTTGACTGTAAGTCCACAGACAATCACTGGATCTAGCATCACAATAA ATTATGAGCCGTGCAGTAACTACAACACACTAGACAATGACTGGAGAAGCCCAGCCAATACCTATTTTATGTATGGCTATGTAAATGGACACGATGACACTCTAGTTGAATGGGATGGCTGGTACagactcttcattaatgaatcgAGTGCTCAGATGCCTGAATGGTGTGCGTCTTTTATGACATGTGGAGGATTGAGTTCTCTGTGGCTTCATGGATCTCATCCTCAGCTACAAGATGGAGTTGTTACACGTGACATTTACGGCTCCCATAATGAGCACTGCAATCACTATAGATCTGACCCAATCCAAGTCAAAGCTTGTCCTGGAGATTATTATGTTTACAAGTTTACCAGGCCAACAGTTTCAATCCCAGCTCCTGTATATTGTGCAG TGTCTTTCACCACCCCAAGTGTCGACCCCTGCTACGACTACACCAGCCTGGATGAACCTTGGAGATCCACTGATAACTCTTACTATATTAGCTATTACTACTATATCATGTGTGACTATAATGTGGAATGGAATGGCTGGTACAGGCTGTTCTACAACAATCAGAGTGCTCAGATGCCAGAATCATGTGTGAATCAGTACACGTGTAGCAGTTCTAACCCAATGTGGCTCAACGGATCCCACCCTCAGCTGGAAGATGGAGTGGTCCTCCGTCATGTTTGTATTTCAGATTGGAGAGGCTGCTGTGGTTACACCTCCCTGGCTATAAGAGTCAAAGCCTGTCCTGGAGATTACTATGTGTATGAGTTTGTTAAGCCAATGATTTGCGCAGCTTACTGTGTAG AGGTAACAAATCAGTCCAGAACAACAGAGTCCATCCCACTCATTGAATCCATTTCTCCACCAACCACAACCACTG CTCCCCCTGTTGATCCCTGCTACAACCACAATGTCCTGGATGACCCATGGAGAGCCACCAGCAATCAGAATTCCTCTGAAGTATTGTGTGACAGTGCGGTGAGCTGGAGCGGCTGGTACCGTCTCTTCATTAATGGTCAGAGTGTTCAGATGCCAGACACATGTGTTGATGAGTATAGCTGCGGCACTCATGCTCCACTGTGGCTGAGCGGAGGACATCCAACACTTGAGGATGGAGTGGTCTCTCGTAATGTCTGCGCTCACTGGAGCAACAACTGCTGCTATTTCCAGTCCAATCCCATTCAAGTCAAAGCCTGTCCTGGAGGTTTTTATGTCTATGAGTTTGTGAGGCCGACCACCTGCAATTTAGCATACTGTGCAG ATGTGAGGTTTAACACTAGCTACACAACTGACATACCAGAGATGACCACAACAGAAACTACAACTGAAACCACAACTACAACTG ATGACAGAAAGCCCTGTTCTGAACTCAACTGCTCCAAAGAGGAAAGGTGTGGGATGAAAAATGGTGTTTATGGCTGTTTATGTAACAAAGGCCACCAAAAACAGCGAGCACCTCAAGACTCCTTTG atttcaatGAGACCTGTGAGAGCAGCTCTGGCTCCATGTCTGTGTCTCGCTGTCAGCTTTTTGAAGCTGGTTTTTCAGCTGAGCACTTACACCTCAATGACCCCAGCTGCAGAGGAACCGTCCAGAACGGCAGAGTGGAGTTTAACTTCGACAACGATCAACACATCTGTGGCACAAATCTTGTG GCCAATGGCAGCCACTTCATCTACAGTAACTATATTGCGGGGACGCCGGGAACAGAAGGTCTCATCAGCAGAGTGAGAATCCTGAAGCTTTCTTTCAGCTGTGTTTATcctcaaacacaaacactttcCATGAACATGGAGATCAACCCACTGCAGAG TACTGTGCACAAGGTCCTCCCCAGTGGTGAAGGGGTTTATCAGGTGCGGATGGTCCCGTATGTGGATGAAGAGTTCACTCAGCCCTTCACTGGTAGAGTGGATGCAGAGCTGGACCAGGAGATGCATGTGGAGGTTGGTGTTGAGGGGGTCGACAGCCGGCAGTTTGCCCTGGTGATGGACACGTGTTGGGCTACACCTGTGAATGACCCTGATTACAGTCTCCGCTGGGACCTCATCATTGAAGG GTGTCCCAATCCTGAGGACGACACAGTGAAGCTGCTGCAGAACGGCGTCTCCAAAAGCAGCCGTTTCTCCTTCAGGATGTTCATCTTCACTGCAAACTCCACTAAGCTTTACCTGCACTGTGCTGTTCACCTTTGCCTTCTGTCCAGCGAACAATGCTCAACC TCTTGCTCTGAGCAGAGGAGAGAGCGCAGGGCTCTGGATCTCCATGACGGTACTTCACTATCTCTGGGTCCTCTAGTGTGGTCTGAACGGAGCTCGG ACATGCAGAGAGCAGAAGAAGTACAAGTGTCCAGAGCATCAGGCCTGTGTGGCTCCTTGGTCATTTTGCTGATTTCACTTGTGAATCTTCTTGCTGATTTAAACATGCAGAATTATTTGAACTAA